From Lolium perenne isolate Kyuss_39 chromosome 5, Kyuss_2.0, whole genome shotgun sequence, a single genomic window includes:
- the LOC127299549 gene encoding transcription initiation factor IIE subunit beta-like, translating into MALNERLSKFKQQQERCQTTLSSIAATQASTSKLQISSRSRPVNAPLAPAKQTPAIKFSNDTERLQHINSIRKSPVGAQIKLVIELLYKTRQAYTAEQINDATYVAINSNKAVFDSLRNNLKVQFDGKRFSYKSKHDLNGKDQLLYLIRKYPEGLPVVEVKDAYPTVLEDLQSLKASGDIWWLSSMDSQEDIAYPNDPKSKIKVDADLKQLYREIELPRDMIDIEKELLKNGHKPATDTTKRRAAAQINGQPKKPKAKKKQKQITKRTKLTNAHMPELFDLPGGRNT; encoded by the exons ATGGCTCTGAATGAGCGCCTCAGCAAATTTAAGCAGCAGCAGGAGAGGTGCCAGACTACTCTATCCAGCATTGCTGCAACCCAGGCTTCAACTTCGAAGCTGCAAATTTCTTCGAGGTCTCGGCCAGTGAATGCTCCGTTGGCTCCAGCAAAACAGACACCGGCTATTAAATTCTCAAATGATACAGAAAGGCTTCAGCACATCAATTCTATTAGGAAGTCTCCCGTTGGAGCACAGATCAAATTAGTAATTGAGCTTCTTTACAAG ACAAGACAAGCTTATACGGCAGAGCAAATAAACGATGCAACGTATGTTGCAATTAATAGTAACAAGGCCGTCTTTGACAGCCTGAGGAACAATCTCAAAGTACAATTTGATGGGAAGCGTTTCTCGTACAAG TCCAAGCATGATTTGAATGGAAAAGATCAACTGCTTTATTTGATTAGAAAGTATCCTGAGGGTCTTCCTGTTGTGGAGGTCAAGGATGCGTATCCAACTGTATTGGAAGACTTACAG TCTCTGAAAGCCTCTGGTGACATCTGGTGGCTGTCAAGCATGGACTCCCAGGAAGACATTGCGTACCCGAATGATCCTAAATCAAAGATCAAGGTTGATGCTGATTTGAAGCAACTGTACCGGGAAATAGAGCTGCCGCGGGACATGATAGACATTGAGAAGGAGCTCCTGAAGAACGGCCACAAGCCAGCAACCGACACAACCAAGCGGCGTGCGGCAGCGCAGATCAATGGCCAGCCAAAGAAGCCGAAGGCCAAGAAGAAGCAGAAACAGATCACTAAAAGGACCAAGCTCACAAATGCACATATGCCTGAGCTGTTTGACCTGCCTGGAGGGAGAAACACATAA